One genomic segment of Oikeobacillus pervagus includes these proteins:
- a CDS encoding fumarate hydratase: MNTEKLQESMYKLIVETSTNLPKDVRRAIQSAKQRENAGTRAAMSLATITNNIQMADENVSPICQDTGLPTFKIKTPVGVNQLELKEAIHQALVQATKDGKLRPNSVDSLTGKNSGDNLGTGLPVIKFEQWEKDYIDVRLILKGGGCENKNIQYSLPCELEGLGRAGRDLDGIRKCIMHSVYQAQGQGCSAGFIGVGIGGDRSSGYDLAKAQLFRSADDVNPNEDLRKLEEYVLENANKLGIGTMGFGGETTLLGCKVGVMNRIPASFFVSVAYNCWAFRRLGVQVNPETGEIQEWLYQEGDKISFAETEAEKETAATTEQQIISLQAPITEEQIRELKVGDVVQINGRMYTGRDAIHKHLTDHDAPVDLNGQVIYHCGPVMLKDDEGNWHVKAAGPTTSIREEPYQGDIMKKFGIRAVIGKGGMGPKTLKALNEHGGVYLNAIGGAAQYYADCIKSVDGVDLMEFGIPEAMWHLSVEGFTAVVTMDSHGNSLHQDVDKSSLEKLAQFKERVFK; this comes from the coding sequence ATGAATACAGAAAAGCTTCAAGAAAGCATGTACAAATTAATTGTTGAAACTTCAACGAACTTACCGAAAGACGTTCGCCGTGCTATTCAATCTGCGAAACAACGCGAAAATGCTGGAACTCGTGCTGCGATGAGTTTAGCGACGATTACAAATAATATTCAAATGGCAGATGAAAACGTATCACCAATTTGCCAAGATACAGGATTACCAACTTTTAAAATAAAAACTCCAGTTGGCGTCAACCAACTTGAATTAAAAGAGGCTATTCATCAAGCACTTGTTCAAGCGACAAAAGACGGAAAACTTCGTCCAAACTCTGTTGATTCTCTAACAGGTAAAAACAGTGGGGACAACTTAGGAACGGGGTTACCTGTTATTAAGTTTGAACAATGGGAAAAAGATTATATCGATGTTCGTCTTATTTTAAAAGGTGGCGGCTGTGAAAATAAAAACATTCAATACAGTCTTCCATGTGAATTAGAAGGACTAGGAAGAGCTGGCCGTGATTTAGACGGAATTCGTAAATGTATCATGCACTCTGTCTACCAAGCACAAGGGCAAGGCTGTAGTGCCGGATTCATTGGTGTTGGAATCGGAGGAGATCGCTCTTCAGGTTATGACCTAGCAAAAGCACAATTATTCCGTTCTGCTGACGATGTGAATCCGAATGAAGATTTACGTAAATTAGAAGAATATGTATTAGAAAATGCTAATAAATTAGGAATCGGAACAATGGGATTCGGTGGAGAAACGACTCTTCTAGGCTGTAAAGTCGGTGTTATGAACCGTATTCCAGCGAGCTTCTTCGTTTCTGTTGCTTATAACTGTTGGGCTTTCCGCCGTCTAGGTGTTCAAGTGAACCCTGAAACAGGTGAAATTCAAGAATGGTTATACCAAGAAGGCGATAAGATTTCGTTTGCAGAAACAGAAGCTGAAAAAGAAACGGCAGCAACAACTGAACAACAAATCATCAGCCTACAAGCTCCGATTACAGAAGAGCAAATTCGTGAGTTGAAAGTAGGAGACGTTGTTCAAATTAACGGTAGAATGTACACAGGTCGTGATGCAATCCATAAACATTTAACAGATCATGATGCTCCTGTTGATTTAAATGGACAAGTAATTTACCATTGTGGACCTGTTATGTTAAAAGATGATGAAGGAAACTGGCATGTGAAAGCTGCTGGACCAACAACATCTATCCGTGAAGAACCTTACCAAGGCGATATCATGAAAAAATTTGGAATTCGCGCTGTCATCGGTAAAGGTGGTATGGGACCAAAAACATTAAAAGCACTAAATGAACATGGTGGCGTTTACTTAAATGCAATCGGTGGAGCTGCTCAATACTATGCAGACTGTATTAAGTCTGTTGACGGTGTAGACCTAATGGAATTTGGTATCCCAGAAGCAATGTGGCATTTAAGTGTAGAGGGATTCACAGCGGTTGTTACAATGGATTCACACGGAAACAGCTTACATCAAGATGTCGATAAATCATCATTAGAAAAACTAGCTCAATTTAAAGAACGTGTTTTTAAATAA
- the pdaA gene encoding delta-lactam-biosynthetic de-N-acetylase, protein MRTIISLFIAFFISFTITVPSQAISNEPIHWGFKRSSNGVPPDAGEAYNTLLEKYDAFYKGKANKKVLYLTFDNGYENGYTAKILDTLKQEKVPATFFVTGHYLRSAPDLVRRMVKEGHIVGNHSWSHPDLTQVSDEKLKRELALVEEETAKMTKQKKMEYLRPPRGILSERTLKLAKEEGYTHVLWSLAFVDWQTNNQKGWQYSYDNIMTQAHPGAVILLHTVSKDNAEALEKALQDLKKQGYQFKSLDHYKKNPKKKAAE, encoded by the coding sequence ATGAGAACAATCATTAGTTTATTCATTGCCTTTTTTATAAGCTTCACGATAACTGTTCCCTCACAGGCAATCTCAAATGAGCCGATCCATTGGGGATTTAAAAGAAGTTCAAATGGCGTTCCACCAGATGCCGGTGAAGCATATAACACATTACTGGAAAAATACGATGCGTTCTATAAGGGAAAGGCCAATAAAAAAGTTCTTTATTTAACTTTTGATAATGGCTACGAAAACGGTTATACGGCCAAAATTTTGGATACTTTAAAACAGGAAAAAGTCCCTGCCACCTTTTTTGTAACCGGTCATTATTTACGAAGTGCTCCCGATTTAGTGAGAAGAATGGTAAAAGAAGGACATATTGTTGGTAACCACTCATGGAGCCATCCCGATCTTACCCAAGTAAGTGACGAAAAACTCAAAAGGGAATTAGCATTAGTTGAAGAAGAAACCGCCAAAATGACGAAACAAAAGAAAATGGAATATTTGCGCCCACCAAGAGGAATCCTTAGCGAACGAACATTAAAACTTGCGAAAGAAGAAGGCTACACACATGTCTTATGGTCACTCGCATTCGTCGACTGGCAAACCAATAACCAAAAAGGATGGCAATATTCCTACGACAACATCATGACCCAAGCCCATCCTGGAGCTGTCATCCTACTTCACACCGTCTCCAAAGACAACGCTGAAGCATTAGAAAAAGCCCTACAAGACTTAAAAAAACAAGGCTACCAATTTAAAAGCCTT
- the yfkAB gene encoding radical SAM/CxCxxxxC motif protein YfkAB, translating to MSKIISPSYDPWEAYMDMEEFGKLTLSNIEFTTTYLCNMRCKHCAVGYTLDQKDPDALPIDVLIKRLDEIPHLRTFSITGGEPMLSKKSVENYVLPLLKYAHERGVRTQINSNLTLPIERYLLIAPYLDVLHISHNWGTVDEFIDTGFAMMERKPTREQRGKLFERMIINSRTLAENGVQVSAETMLNQKTLPFIEQIHHQVVNEMKCFRHEIHPMYPSDFASSLKTLSLEETRRAIHHVLDIRDEDTWMLFGTLPFYACSVNKDDQLLLQRLYEAKNVTLRNDPDGRSRLNVNIFTGDVIVTDFGDTPPLGNILKDRLPDVFATWLQTDLAKSLNCHCSNVKCLGPNVLVKNMYYQDEDFSKKKADGIFQTEEI from the coding sequence ATGAGTAAGATCATTTCGCCGTCATATGATCCATGGGAAGCTTATATGGATATGGAAGAGTTTGGTAAGTTAACCCTATCAAATATTGAGTTTACGACAACGTATTTATGCAATATGCGTTGTAAACATTGTGCGGTTGGGTATACATTGGACCAAAAGGATCCCGATGCTCTTCCAATAGATGTTCTTATCAAGCGATTAGATGAGATTCCTCATTTACGTACTTTTAGTATTACGGGCGGAGAACCCATGTTATCGAAAAAATCGGTTGAGAATTATGTTCTCCCTCTATTGAAGTATGCCCATGAGCGCGGTGTTCGAACACAAATCAATTCAAATTTAACTTTACCAATTGAACGTTATTTACTGATTGCCCCTTATTTAGATGTGTTGCATATTTCACATAACTGGGGAACTGTCGATGAATTTATTGACACGGGATTTGCGATGATGGAGAGAAAACCAACGCGAGAGCAAAGAGGAAAATTATTCGAGCGGATGATTATAAATAGCCGTACTCTTGCTGAGAATGGTGTGCAAGTTTCAGCGGAGACGATGTTAAATCAGAAAACTCTTCCTTTTATCGAACAGATTCATCATCAAGTGGTGAATGAAATGAAGTGTTTTCGTCATGAAATTCACCCGATGTATCCAAGTGATTTCGCTTCTTCTTTGAAAACTTTATCTTTAGAAGAAACTCGGCGCGCGATTCATCATGTCTTGGATATTCGCGATGAGGACACATGGATGCTATTTGGAACATTACCTTTTTATGCTTGTAGTGTAAATAAGGATGACCAATTGCTTTTACAACGATTATATGAAGCGAAAAATGTCACGTTAAGAAATGATCCCGATGGACGTTCAAGATTAAATGTAAACATTTTTACCGGAGATGTGATTGTGACTGATTTTGGGGATACACCTCCATTAGGCAATATTTTAAAGGATCGTTTACCGGATGTCTTTGCTACTTGGCTTCAGACGGATTTGGCCAAAAGCCTGAATTGTCATTGCTCAAATGTGAAATGCCTTGGCCCGAATGTATTGGTAAAAAATATGTATTATCAGGACGAGGATTTTTCCAAGAAAAAGGCGGATGGAATATTCCAAACTGAGGAAATATAG
- a CDS encoding SE1561 family protein, whose product MGKAIEDKDLQLTYLKERINMFLQVLDTIDPESTDLEDVDRLINMIEDIELKCQQFKKMNDAKLPL is encoded by the coding sequence TTGGGCAAAGCGATAGAAGATAAAGACTTACAATTAACTTATTTAAAAGAAAGAATAAATATGTTTTTACAAGTGTTAGACACCATCGATCCGGAATCAACTGATTTAGAAGATGTGGACCGATTAATCAACATGATTGAAGATATAGAATTAAAATGCCAACAGTTCAAAAAAATGAATGACGCAAAACTTCCTTTATAA